The Brachybacterium huguangmaarense genome contains a region encoding:
- the ku gene encoding non-homologous end joining protein Ku, with the protein MRAIWSGEISFGLVGVPVKLYSATRSHDVSFHQVHDDDGGRIRYERRCDVCNRIIDYEHIDKAYDDGDKTVILTDEELDALPAEDNDEVEVVQFVPGEQIDPILLGTAYFLEPVAKSPKSYLLLRSTLADSELTAVVRFTLRSKTHLGVLRAHGKLLLLQTLRWPEDVREVDFPAVNSRAKVTDKEKTMAAALVDQFAGDFHPEEFTDEYQEELRELIDDKLEQGDALDTAATFGRKPDPGDEKGGSGSGGTVLSLMDALEGSLAKRGGAGAKKSESSAGASGGAGRRSGTTKKTASTKKTAPSKKTASSKKTASSKSSASSKKTAGTSSTTSTKTTRGKKSA; encoded by the coding sequence ATGCGTGCCATCTGGAGCGGTGAGATCTCGTTCGGCCTCGTGGGGGTCCCGGTCAAGCTGTACAGCGCGACCCGATCCCACGACGTCTCCTTCCACCAGGTCCACGACGACGACGGCGGGCGGATCCGCTACGAGCGCCGCTGCGATGTCTGCAACCGCATCATCGACTACGAGCACATCGATAAGGCCTACGACGACGGCGACAAGACGGTGATCCTCACCGACGAGGAGCTCGACGCCCTGCCCGCCGAGGACAACGACGAGGTCGAGGTGGTCCAGTTCGTGCCCGGCGAGCAGATCGACCCGATCCTGCTGGGCACCGCCTATTTCCTCGAGCCCGTGGCCAAGTCCCCCAAGTCCTACCTGCTGCTGCGGTCCACGCTCGCCGACAGCGAGCTGACCGCCGTGGTCCGCTTCACGTTGCGCTCCAAGACCCACCTGGGCGTGCTGCGCGCGCACGGCAAGCTCCTCCTGCTGCAGACCCTGCGGTGGCCCGAGGACGTGCGTGAGGTCGACTTCCCGGCCGTGAACTCGCGGGCCAAGGTCACGGACAAGGAGAAGACGATGGCAGCGGCGCTCGTGGACCAGTTCGCGGGCGACTTCCATCCCGAGGAGTTCACCGACGAGTACCAGGAGGAGCTGCGCGAGCTCATCGACGACAAGCTCGAACAGGGCGATGCCCTCGACACCGCCGCGACCTTCGGCCGGAAGCCCGACCCGGGCGACGAGAAGGGCGGCTCCGGCTCGGGCGGCACCGTGCTGAGCCTCATGGACGCGCTCGAGGGAAGCCTCGCCAAGCGCGGGGGAGCGGGCGCGAAGAAGAGCGAGTCATCGGCGGGGGCATCGGGCGGGGCAGGGAGGCGCTCGGGAACGACGAAGAAGACGGCATCGACGAAGAAGACTGCGCCGTCGAAGAAGACTGCATCGTCGAAGAAGACCGCATCGTCGAAGAGTTCCGCGTCGTCGAAGAAGACTGCGGGCACGTCGTCGACCACGTCCACGAAGACGACGAGAGGGAAGAAGAGCGCCTGA
- a CDS encoding ATP-dependent DNA ligase codes for MAASQQQIEVDGHQLKLSHLDKVFYPSTGTTKAEVIDYYRRVAGVMVPEATRRPATRKRWVDGVGTADHPGKVFFRKDLEDFAPDWVPREDIEHKEGTSTYPLIDEPAVLVWLAQLAALEIHTPQWRFGPRGTAHNPDRLVLDLDPGEGASLADCAEVAFWCREILEGMGMDAFPVTSGSKGIHLYSPLDGSATADEVDEVAHRLAAALADDHPDRVVSEQRKTLRRGKVLVDWSQNNGHKTTVCPYSLRGRLRPTVAAPRTWDELEDPRLAQLELPEVLERVEGGDDPIAALGLHDSGAEGSGSSHGADGSSGSRRSGTSRGADGSKKSRRSGTSRGSGTSRGSGTSGGAHGRHREAAATASASEARDRLEVYRSKRDASKTPEPVPEQGERPVPSDVPMFVVQEHDASHLHWDVRLEHDGVLVSWAVPKGPPLEIDENRLAVQTEDHPLAYGTFEGTIPEDEYGGGTVRIWDTGAIEVEKWRDGQEIIVVCHGRDDGGLGGVPRRFAFIHTGHMGGKKTAKDQKNWLLHLMKDQPEADAPAPAPVAGRAGTADGAAPSSRGTGRSHASRRARASETSNASRDTRPVDSADDARPAEEPGDVPWPLPPMLATLGSRADIDEDEWAFEMKWDGVRAVCAVSADGVAVSSRSGKDMTVTFPELAELTEAVHEDVRARGTTILDGEVVTLDAHGRPSFSHLQHRLGLTQEADVERVREGTPVTLMVFDIPYRGGESLLRTPYRERRDALFDAVSPTEHVQLPHADHGDVDHAVGVSKELQLEGVMAKKESSVYLAGKRTHTWIKLKNERHQEVVVIGWRHGKGARSGGIGSLLIAVPGDDGALHYAGRVGTGFTDRDLDEIAGTLRSRARKTPPVDDVPAADRRDAEWVRADLVGEVRYAERTDDDRLRHPTWRGWRRDKEAPEVSWEG; via the coding sequence ATGGCAGCCTCACAGCAGCAGATCGAGGTGGACGGGCACCAGCTGAAGCTCTCTCACCTCGACAAGGTGTTCTACCCGTCGACGGGCACCACGAAGGCCGAGGTCATCGACTACTATCGGCGAGTCGCCGGCGTCATGGTGCCCGAGGCCACGCGGCGCCCCGCGACGCGCAAGCGGTGGGTGGACGGGGTCGGCACCGCCGATCATCCCGGCAAGGTCTTCTTCCGCAAGGACCTCGAGGACTTCGCACCGGACTGGGTGCCGCGCGAGGACATCGAGCACAAGGAGGGCACGTCCACCTACCCGCTCATCGACGAGCCGGCCGTGCTCGTGTGGCTCGCCCAGCTCGCCGCGCTCGAGATCCACACCCCGCAGTGGCGCTTCGGCCCCCGCGGCACGGCGCACAACCCGGATCGCCTGGTGCTCGACCTCGACCCGGGCGAGGGCGCCTCCCTGGCCGACTGCGCGGAGGTCGCGTTCTGGTGCCGCGAGATCCTCGAGGGCATGGGCATGGACGCCTTCCCCGTCACGAGCGGCTCCAAGGGCATCCACCTGTACTCGCCGCTCGACGGCTCGGCCACGGCGGACGAGGTCGACGAGGTCGCCCATCGCCTCGCGGCCGCTCTCGCCGACGACCATCCCGATCGGGTGGTCAGCGAGCAGCGCAAGACCCTGCGGCGCGGCAAGGTGCTCGTCGACTGGTCGCAGAACAACGGCCACAAGACGACCGTGTGTCCCTACTCGCTGCGCGGGCGGCTGCGGCCGACGGTCGCCGCGCCGCGCACGTGGGACGAGCTCGAGGATCCCCGGCTCGCGCAGCTCGAGCTCCCGGAGGTGCTCGAGAGGGTCGAGGGCGGCGACGACCCGATCGCGGCGCTCGGCCTGCACGACAGCGGGGCGGAGGGGTCGGGTAGTTCGCACGGAGCAGACGGATCGAGCGGGTCGCGCAGGTCAGGCACGTCGCGCGGAGCAGACGGATCGAAGAAGTCGCGCAGGTCGGGCACGTCGCGCGGGTCGGGCACGTCACGCGGGTCGGGCACGTCGGGCGGAGCCCACGGCAGGCACCGGGAGGCGGCCGCGACGGCGTCGGCGTCCGAGGCCCGTGACCGGCTCGAGGTCTACCGCTCCAAGCGCGACGCGTCGAAGACCCCGGAGCCGGTCCCCGAGCAGGGCGAGCGTCCCGTCCCGAGCGACGTGCCGATGTTCGTCGTCCAGGAGCACGACGCCTCCCACCTGCACTGGGACGTCCGGCTCGAGCACGACGGCGTGCTCGTCTCGTGGGCCGTGCCCAAGGGGCCACCGCTCGAGATCGACGAGAACCGGCTGGCGGTGCAGACGGAGGACCACCCCCTGGCCTACGGCACCTTCGAGGGCACGATCCCCGAGGACGAGTACGGCGGCGGCACGGTGCGCATCTGGGACACCGGTGCGATCGAGGTCGAGAAATGGCGCGACGGCCAGGAGATCATCGTCGTCTGCCACGGCCGCGACGACGGCGGGCTGGGCGGCGTGCCGCGGCGCTTCGCGTTCATCCACACCGGTCACATGGGCGGGAAGAAGACGGCGAAGGACCAGAAGAACTGGCTCCTGCACCTCATGAAGGACCAGCCCGAGGCCGATGCCCCCGCACCGGCGCCCGTCGCGGGCCGGGCAGGGACGGCCGACGGGGCAGCACCGAGCTCCCGCGGCACCGGCCGCTCCCACGCCTCACGCCGCGCCCGCGCCTCCGAGACCTCGAACGCCTCCCGCGACACCCGTCCCGTCGACTCCGCCGACGATGCACGCCCCGCCGAGGAGCCGGGTGATGTGCCGTGGCCGCTGCCGCCCATGCTCGCGACCCTCGGCTCGCGTGCCGACATCGACGAGGACGAGTGGGCCTTCGAGATGAAGTGGGACGGGGTGCGGGCCGTGTGCGCGGTCTCGGCCGACGGCGTCGCGGTGTCCAGCCGCAGCGGCAAGGACATGACGGTCACGTTCCCCGAGCTGGCCGAGCTCACCGAGGCGGTCCACGAGGACGTGCGAGCGCGCGGCACGACGATCCTCGACGGCGAGGTGGTCACGCTCGACGCCCACGGACGGCCGTCGTTCTCCCACCTCCAGCATCGGCTCGGGCTCACGCAGGAGGCCGACGTCGAGCGGGTGCGCGAGGGCACACCCGTCACGCTCATGGTCTTCGACATCCCGTACCGCGGGGGCGAGTCCCTGCTGCGCACCCCCTACCGCGAGCGGCGGGACGCGCTGTTCGACGCCGTCTCCCCCACCGAGCACGTGCAGCTGCCGCACGCCGATCACGGCGACGTGGACCATGCCGTCGGGGTGAGCAAGGAGCTGCAGCTCGAGGGCGTGATGGCCAAGAAGGAGTCGAGCGTCTACCTCGCGGGCAAGCGCACGCACACCTGGATCAAGCTCAAGAACGAGCGCCATCAGGAGGTGGTCGTGATCGGCTGGCGCCACGGCAAGGGCGCCCGCTCGGGCGGCATCGGCTCCCTGCTGATCGCGGTTCCCGGCGACGACGGCGCGCTGCACTACGCGGGCCGCGTGGGCACGGGCTTCACCGACCGGGACCTCGACGAGATCGCCGGCACCCTGCGATCGCGGGCGCGCAAGACCCCGCCGGTCGACGACGTGCCCGCCGCGGATCGTCGCGACGCCGAGTGGGTGCGTGCGGATCTGGTGGGCGAGGTCCGCTACGCCGAGCGCACCGACGACGATCGTCTGCGCCACCCGACCTGGCGCGGCTGGCGCAGGGACAAGGAGGCGCCCGAGGTGAGCTGGGAGGGCTGA
- a CDS encoding ExeM/NucH family extracellular endonuclease, with product MSSHPSPWRRLGACAGSLALVGVLVPSVAAPALAETVAPGGIVINEVYGGGGNSGATYTHDFVELRNTTDEDVSIDGWSLQYSSATGAFSAGNTMRLTGSIPAGSTYLIQLAQGAKGTQALPTPDATGTIAASGTGGVFALSDTSGTLQCTATACASDPAVLDLVGWGGSATTFSGQAPAPATTNATSISRVAATGENSTDFVAGAPTPESTSGGGPVDPGPDPEPGDVVPIADIQGTGATSPYAGTAVTTEGVVTAVYATGGLDGYVIQTGGTGGALDLSGTPASTALFISSPATVGSVAIGDSVQVTGTVSESYGLTQLTVAASGLADAETALDPVVPVTLSAFPTDEAQRESLESMLYLPGPGDFTVTDVYPAQQYGEITLAIGDEPLRQPGDVMRPGADATAALTAQAAQKVILDDARATDFQAQPTEPMSYLTVDEPVRVGAHPTFTQPVVVTYSFGSWRLDPTTPWASHDTDGVDIENTRTDAPGDVGGDLQVGTFNVLNYFTTLGEDTPGCTPYTNLDGEGTNVRGGCDLRGAWDAASLDRQETKIVAAISGSGNDVAGLMEIENSARLGETPDEATATLVDALNERDGEGTWAYIPTGPAYERLGVDSGQDAITNAIIYKPAQAQPVGDAQILAGDPAFSNAREPIGQVFVPVDEAGAQGEPFFFVVNHFKSKSSKDAADANLPADPVQGNSRTSRLNQAHALAAWVSTTQEELGVDDVLLGGDFNAYTQEDPLHVFYDAGYTDVADHFDPDGWSYSFSGSVGSLDHVLANESAMERLTGASDWSINGPESPMTQYSRYRNNAVNLYEDGPYGASDHNPLVVGMKAGEGQPALTFSDVSSGTMFFEDIMWLAGEGIARGYPDGTFRPVSPVGRDAMAAYLYRLAGSPKVTVPRSQPFSDVTPQTEHYEAIIWAYQNGIARGWSDGTFRPTAPIERGAMAAFLYRYAGSPVVDVPVSAPFRDVPVGGQFAVEVAWLKGEGIATGWPDGTFRPVVSVNRDAMAAFLHRMATTTDVTFMGRG from the coding sequence GTGTCCTCCCACCCCTCGCCCTGGCGCCGCCTCGGAGCATGCGCCGGCTCCCTCGCCCTCGTCGGCGTCCTCGTCCCCTCCGTCGCCGCCCCGGCCCTGGCCGAGACGGTCGCCCCCGGCGGCATCGTCATCAACGAGGTCTACGGGGGCGGCGGCAACAGCGGCGCCACCTACACCCACGACTTCGTCGAGCTGCGCAACACCACCGACGAGGACGTGTCGATCGACGGCTGGTCGCTCCAGTACTCCTCGGCGACCGGCGCGTTCTCCGCCGGCAACACGATGCGCCTGACCGGCTCGATCCCGGCCGGCTCGACCTACCTCATCCAGCTGGCCCAGGGCGCCAAGGGCACCCAGGCGCTGCCCACGCCCGACGCGACGGGAACCATCGCGGCGAGCGGCACGGGCGGCGTCTTCGCCCTGTCCGACACGAGCGGGACCCTGCAGTGCACCGCGACGGCCTGCGCGAGCGACCCCGCCGTGCTCGACCTCGTCGGCTGGGGCGGCTCCGCGACGACCTTCTCCGGGCAGGCGCCCGCGCCCGCCACGACCAACGCCACCTCGATCTCGCGCGTCGCCGCGACCGGCGAGAACTCCACCGACTTCGTGGCCGGCGCCCCGACCCCCGAGTCCACGAGCGGCGGCGGCCCCGTCGACCCGGGCCCCGACCCCGAACCGGGCGACGTCGTGCCGATCGCCGACATCCAGGGCACGGGCGCGACCTCCCCGTACGCCGGCACGGCCGTCACGACCGAGGGTGTCGTGACCGCGGTGTACGCGACGGGCGGCCTCGACGGCTACGTCATCCAGACCGGCGGCACGGGCGGCGCCCTCGACCTGTCCGGCACGCCCGCCTCGACGGCCCTGTTCATCAGCTCGCCCGCCACCGTCGGCTCCGTCGCGATCGGCGACTCCGTGCAGGTCACCGGCACGGTCTCCGAGTCCTACGGGCTGACCCAGCTCACCGTCGCCGCGAGCGGCCTCGCCGACGCCGAGACCGCGCTCGACCCCGTCGTGCCCGTCACGCTCTCCGCCTTCCCCACCGACGAGGCGCAGCGCGAGAGCCTCGAGTCGATGCTGTACCTGCCCGGACCCGGCGACTTCACCGTCACCGACGTGTACCCCGCGCAGCAGTACGGGGAGATCACCCTCGCCATCGGCGACGAGCCGCTGCGCCAGCCCGGCGACGTCATGCGCCCCGGCGCCGACGCGACCGCCGCCCTGACCGCGCAGGCCGCGCAGAAGGTGATCCTCGACGACGCCAGGGCCACCGACTTCCAGGCCCAGCCCACCGAGCCGATGAGCTACCTGACCGTCGACGAGCCCGTGCGCGTCGGCGCCCACCCCACCTTCACCCAGCCCGTCGTCGTCACCTACTCCTTCGGCTCGTGGCGCCTGGACCCCACGACCCCCTGGGCATCCCACGACACCGACGGCGTGGACATCGAGAACACGCGCACCGATGCACCCGGCGACGTCGGCGGCGATCTGCAGGTGGGCACCTTCAACGTGCTCAACTACTTCACGACGCTCGGGGAGGACACCCCCGGCTGCACCCCGTACACGAACCTCGACGGCGAGGGCACCAACGTGCGCGGCGGCTGCGACCTGCGCGGCGCATGGGACGCGGCGAGCCTCGACCGCCAGGAGACCAAGATCGTCGCGGCGATCAGCGGCTCGGGCAACGACGTCGCCGGACTGATGGAGATCGAGAACTCGGCGCGCCTGGGCGAGACCCCCGACGAGGCCACCGCGACCCTGGTCGACGCCCTCAACGAGCGCGACGGCGAGGGCACGTGGGCCTACATCCCCACCGGGCCCGCCTACGAGAGGCTCGGCGTCGACAGCGGCCAGGACGCCATCACCAACGCGATCATCTACAAGCCCGCCCAGGCGCAGCCCGTCGGCGACGCGCAGATCCTCGCCGGCGACCCGGCCTTCTCCAACGCACGCGAGCCCATCGGCCAGGTGTTCGTGCCCGTCGACGAGGCCGGCGCCCAGGGCGAGCCGTTCTTCTTCGTCGTCAACCACTTCAAGTCCAAGAGCTCCAAGGACGCGGCCGACGCGAACCTGCCCGCCGACCCGGTCCAGGGCAACTCCCGCACCTCCCGCCTGAACCAGGCGCACGCGCTCGCCGCCTGGGTGAGCACGACGCAGGAGGAGCTCGGCGTCGACGACGTCCTGCTGGGCGGCGACTTCAACGCCTACACCCAGGAGGACCCGCTGCACGTCTTCTACGACGCGGGGTACACCGACGTCGCCGACCACTTCGACCCCGACGGCTGGTCGTACAGCTTCAGCGGCTCGGTCGGCTCCCTCGACCACGTGCTCGCCAACGAGTCGGCCATGGAGCGCCTGACGGGGGCGTCCGACTGGTCGATCAACGGCCCCGAGTCGCCGATGACCCAGTACAGCCGCTACCGCAACAACGCCGTGAACCTCTACGAGGACGGCCCCTACGGCGCTTCCGACCACAACCCCCTCGTCGTCGGCATGAAGGCCGGCGAGGGACAGCCCGCGCTCACGTTCTCGGACGTGTCGTCGGGGACGATGTTCTTCGAGGACATCATGTGGTTGGCGGGGGAGGGGATCGCGAGGGGGTATCCGGATGGGACGTTCCGTCCGGTGTCTCCGGTGGGTCGGGATGCGATGGCGGCGTATCTGTATCGGTTGGCGGGGTCGCCGAAGGTGACGGTGCCGCGGTCGCAGCCGTTTTCGGATGTGACGCCGCAGACGGAGCATTATGAGGCGATCATCTGGGCGTATCAGAACGGGATCGCGAGGGGTTGGTCGGATGGGACGTTCCGTCCGACGGCTCCGATCGAGCGGGGTGCGATGGCGGCGTTCTTGTATCGGTATGCGGGCAGTCCGGTGGTGGATGTGCCGGTGTCGGCGCCGTTCAGGGATGTGCCGGTGGGTGGTCAGTTCGCGGTGGAGGTGGCGTGGTTGAAGGGGGAGGGTATTGCGACGGGATGGCCTGATGGCACGTTTCGTCCGGTGGTGTCGGTGAATCGTGATGCGATGGCGGCGTTTCTGCATCGGATGGCGACGACCACGGATGTGACGTTCATGGGCCGCGGCTGA